Proteins encoded in a region of the Rutidosis leptorrhynchoides isolate AG116_Rl617_1_P2 chromosome 9, CSIRO_AGI_Rlap_v1, whole genome shotgun sequence genome:
- the LOC139867404 gene encoding uncharacterized protein, translated as MRTTVVSKLMITATTAGVFGLTFHRISNPNRPHTSPVDYITTSINGVVRSSRSLYTITANVVDYKYSLQGLSLDADHYTSILSEVYLRSAKRILKLCEKNQGFYIKAGQFIASMRQVPKEYSSTLASLQDQAVPCSFEAIREVLINNLGPDLNEMFFSIDEHPIAAASIAQVHRALLKDNQEVVLKVQYPGLKDRMRIDIATMSLLANCVTWFFPEYRFQWMVSEFSQQIALELDFIQEARNSVKTAINFKHSLRIKVPKVYKELTTSQVLTMEYCRGRRVDDLEYIQEMGIVSRQVAEVLVEAFAEMIFVHGFVHGDPHPGNILVSKDEKQGFCLVLLDHGIYINLDEDFRINYCRLWKALILLDAHTIKQVGQHFGIEKYAKYLPLMFTGRTINSKAAFGDAMSAEEKTNLKQEVKSLSIGNISEFMESLPSEFPLVLRTDALVRSLTSKLGSSQRVRLLVYANYALGGLSMKQSSDSGSVLKGVRRKIMSKIENLRVRFSLGLLQFLSWLGDMRQALATWSKQITLLIS; from the exons ATGAGGACCACCGTGGTGTCTAAACTCATGATCACCGCCACAACCGCCGGCGTTTTCGGTCTTACTTTCCACCGCATTTCAAACCCTAACCGTCCACATACATCTCCAGTTGACTACATCACCACTTCAATAAACGGTGTCGTTCGCTCCTCTCGTTCTCTCTACACC atcaCTGCAAATGTTGTTGACTACAAATACTCGTTACAAGGTTTATCTCTAGATGCAGATCACTATACGAGTATATTATCTGAG GTTTATCTGCGCTCAGCTAAGAGGATATTAAAGCTTTGTGAGAAGAACCAAGGGTTCTATATTAAAGCTGGTCAGTTCATAGCCTCCATGAGACAAGTCCCTAAAGAGTACTCATCTACTCTTGCATCATTGCAGGATCAG GCAGTTCCATGCTCTTTTGAAGCCATAAGAGAAGTGCTAATTAACAATCTTGGACCAGACCTGAATGAAAT GTTTTTTTCTATCGATGAACATCCTATTGCCGCTGCATCGATAGCTCAAGTGCACCGTGCATTACTCAAAGACAATCAGGAAGTAGTGCTTAAG GTTCAATATCCTGGTTTAAAAGATCGGATGAGGATTGACATTGCAACCATGTCTTTACTTGCCAATTGTGTAACATGG TTTTTTCCTGAATACAGGTTTCAGTGGATGGTATCTGAATTCTCACAGCAGATTGCTTTGGAGCTTG ATTTCATTCAGGAAGCAAGAAATTCAGTCAAAACTGCCATAAACTTCAAACATAGTCTCAGAATCAAAGTCCCTAAGGTTTATAAG GAGCTTACAACTAGTCAAGTTTTGACCATGGAATATTGCAGGGGACGTAGG GTAGATGATTTGGAATATATTCAGGAAATGGGAATTGTTTCAAGACAG GTAGCAGAAGTGTTGGTGGAAGCATTTGCTGAAATGATATTTGTCCATGGTTTTGTGCATGGAGACCCACATCCTGGTAATATACTGGTTTCCAAGGATGAAAAACAAGGGTTTTGTTTAG TTCTTCTCGATCATGGGATCTATATAAATCTTGATGAAGATTTTAGAATCAACTACTGCCGACTTTGGAAAGCGCTAATTCTTCTTGATGCACATACAATCAAACAAGTAGGCCAGCACTTTGGTATCGAAAAATATGCTAAATATCTTCCCCTCATGTTCACAGGAAGAACAATAAACAG TAAAGCTGCTTTTGGGGATGCCATGTCAGCCGAAGAAAAAACAAATTTGAAACAGGAAGTGAAATCACTAAGTATCGGGAATATATCAGAATTTATGGAATCTTTACCATCCGAGTTTCCTTTAGTGTTGCGGACAGA TGCACTTGTCAGGTCTTTAACTAGCAAGCTAGGTTCTTCTCAACGTGTGCGCCTACTAGTTTATGCCAACTACGCATTAGGCGGTCTATCTATGAAGCAAAGTTCTGATTCTG GTTCGGTGCTGAAAGGTGTGCGCAGAAAAATCATGTCAAAAATCGAAAATCTTCGAGTTAGGTTTTCACTCG GTTTATTGCAATTTTTGTCTTGGCTGGGGGATATGAGACAGGCTCTTGCTACATGGTCAAAGCAAATAACCTTGTTAATCAGCTGA